In one Buchnera aphidicola (Uroleucon sonchi) genomic region, the following are encoded:
- the rpe gene encoding ribulose-phosphate 3-epimerase, with product MQKFFLAPSILSADFARLGEDTKKVIDAGSDLIHFDVMDNHYVPNLTMGPMILQSLRNYNITVPIDVHLMIKPVDNLIPLFAKAGATFITFHPEATLHVERTLNLIKEHGCKAGLALNPATPLNVLDYVLEKLDLILLMSVNPGFSNQTFLPSTFNKIREVKKIIDSNFLDILLEVDGGIKLENIAEIACSGANVFVIGSGLFKYSNYELIIKKIRIELNQSYSRFVH from the coding sequence ATGCAAAAGTTTTTTTTAGCTCCATCAATTCTATCTGCTGATTTTGCGCGTTTAGGAGAAGATACAAAAAAAGTAATAGATGCAGGAAGTGATTTAATACACTTTGATGTTATGGATAATCATTATGTACCTAATTTAACTATGGGTCCTATGATTTTACAATCATTGCGAAATTATAATATTACAGTTCCTATTGATGTACATTTGATGATTAAGCCAGTAGATAATTTAATCCCTTTATTTGCTAAAGCAGGAGCAACATTTATAACTTTTCATCCAGAGGCAACATTACATGTTGAACGAACATTAAATTTAATTAAAGAACATGGATGCAAAGCTGGATTAGCACTTAATCCAGCCACTCCGCTTAATGTTTTAGATTATGTGCTAGAAAAACTAGATTTAATTTTATTAATGTCAGTTAATCCAGGATTTAGTAATCAAACTTTTTTACCATCGACTTTTAATAAAATACGTGAAGTAAAAAAAATTATTGATTCTAATTTTTTAGATATTCTTTTAGAAGTAGATGGAGGAATTAAATTAGAAAATATCGCTGAAATAGCATGTTCTGGAGCAAATGTTTTTGTGATTGGTTCCGGATTATTTAAATATTCTAATTATGAATTAATTATTAAAAAAATTCGAATAGAATTAAACCAATCTTATTCAAGATTTGTTCATTAA
- the aroB gene encoding 3-dehydroquinate synthase yields MEQLKVDLGKRSYPISIGSNIIEKDNIFWPLKPGNQAMLVTNKKLANLFKDHVLFHLRKSGIKIDQIILSDGEQYKTLNEMELILSALLEKKHSRDTTLIALGGGVIGDITGFAASIYQRGVRFIQIPTTLLSQVDAAVGGKTSVNHLLGKNMIGSFWQPSSVIINVNYLKSLPYNELISGIAEVVKYAVILDEPFFYWLEENIQLILSLDDQAISYCIKKCCELKSYLISLDEREKNLRALLNLGHTFGHAIEVHSGYGNWLHGEAVSVGMIMAARTSELLGYLDKQDLKRILILLKRIGLPIKGPKNMSAASYLPYMMRDKKVISGEIRLVLPISIGQAKIYSNIDKNIILSAIKRSQ; encoded by the coding sequence ATGGAACAATTAAAAGTTGATCTAGGAAAACGTAGCTATCCTATTAGTATAGGTTCTAATATTATCGAAAAAGATAATATTTTTTGGCCTTTAAAGCCTGGAAATCAAGCTATGTTAGTTACGAATAAAAAATTAGCTAATCTATTTAAAGATCATGTTCTTTTTCATTTAAGAAAATCAGGAATTAAAATTGATCAAATTATTTTATCTGATGGTGAACAATATAAAACATTAAATGAAATGGAATTGATTCTTTCTGCTTTATTAGAAAAAAAACATTCTCGTGATACTACATTAATTGCATTAGGAGGCGGTGTAATAGGAGATATAACTGGATTTGCAGCTTCTATTTATCAAAGAGGCGTACGATTTATTCAAATTCCTACTACACTTTTATCTCAAGTAGATGCTGCAGTAGGAGGAAAAACATCTGTAAATCATTTGTTAGGTAAAAATATGATTGGTTCTTTTTGGCAACCATCTTCTGTAATTATTAATGTTAATTATTTAAAAAGTTTACCTTATAATGAATTAATATCAGGAATAGCTGAAGTTGTAAAATATGCGGTGATTTTAGATGAACCATTTTTTTATTGGTTAGAAGAAAATATTCAATTAATACTATCATTAGATGATCAAGCTATATCTTATTGTATAAAAAAATGTTGTGAACTTAAATCATATTTAATTTCTTTAGATGAACGCGAAAAAAATTTGCGAGCATTATTAAATCTTGGTCATACATTTGGACATGCTATAGAAGTTCATTCAGGTTATGGTAATTGGCTTCATGGAGAAGCTGTTTCAGTAGGGATGATTATGGCGGCACGTACTTCTGAATTACTTGGATATCTTGACAAACAAGATCTTAAAAGGATATTAATTTTATTAAAAAGAATTGGTTTACCTATTAAAGGCCCGAAAAATATGTCAGCAGCATCATATTTACCTTATATGATGAGAGATAAGAAAGTGATTTCAGGAGAAATTAGGTTAGTTTTACCAATATCTATTGGACAAGCAAAAATTTATAGTAATATAGATAAAAATATTATTTTGAGTGCTATTAAGCGTTCTCAGTAA
- the aroK gene encoding shikimate kinase AroK, whose product MADKKNIFLIGPMGAGKSTIGRQLSQKLNMEFFDSDQEIEKRTGADISWVFDVEGEKGFRLREKKIIAELTAKKGIVLATGGGSVNFKENRNILSARGIVIYLETTIEKQLVRTKRDKSRPLLQVSSSNRVILENLANERNPLYESIADIKIQTDEQTAKSVAFNIIRLLKEI is encoded by the coding sequence ATGGCAGACAAAAAAAATATTTTTCTAATTGGACCTATGGGTGCTGGAAAAAGTACTATTGGTCGTCAATTATCTCAAAAACTAAATATGGAATTTTTTGATTCTGATCAAGAAATTGAAAAACGCACTGGAGCTGATATAAGTTGGGTTTTTGATGTAGAAGGAGAAAAAGGTTTTCGCTTAAGAGAAAAAAAAATTATAGCTGAACTGACTGCTAAAAAAGGAATTGTGCTTGCTACAGGAGGTGGATCAGTAAATTTTAAAGAAAATCGCAATATTTTATCAGCACGTGGAATTGTAATATACTTAGAAACGACTATTGAAAAACAATTAGTACGCACTAAACGTGATAAATCAAGACCATTATTACAAGTTTCTTCTTCTAATCGTGTTATATTAGAAAATTTAGCTAATGAAAGAAATCCTTTATATGAATCAATTGCAGATATTAAAATTCAAACTGATGAGCAAACTGCTAAATCTGTAGCTTTTAATATTATTCGTTTATTGAAAGAAATATAA
- the deoD gene encoding purine-nucleoside phosphorylase — translation MSTPHITSKKNDFADIVLMPGDPVRAKYIAEKYLNKYVQINNTRLMLAYTGLYKNKKISIMSHGIGIPSASLYSRELITEFNVKKIIRIGTCGAVRDDINLRDIVISMGACTDSKINRIKFNNHDFAAIADFDMIYNTAKIAKKMNISISIGNFFTTDSFYNEDIGMLNLLKKYNIIGIDMETAGIYSVAAEFHVKALSICTVSDHMIKKESLSSESRESSFHDMIKIALESTLL, via the coding sequence GTGTCTACACCTCATATTACTAGTAAAAAAAATGATTTTGCAGATATAGTTCTTATGCCAGGAGATCCAGTTCGTGCAAAATATATTGCTGAAAAATATTTAAATAAATATGTTCAAATTAATAATACACGTTTAATGTTAGCTTATACTGGATTATATAAAAATAAAAAAATATCAATAATGAGTCATGGAATAGGTATTCCATCTGCTTCTCTCTATAGTCGAGAATTGATTACTGAGTTTAATGTTAAAAAAATTATTCGTATAGGAACTTGTGGGGCCGTGCGAGATGATATAAATTTACGTGACATCGTGATTAGTATGGGAGCATGTACTGATTCTAAAATTAATAGAATAAAATTTAATAATCATGATTTTGCTGCTATTGCGGATTTTGATATGATTTATAATACAGCAAAAATTGCAAAAAAAATGAATATTTCAATTTCTATTGGAAATTTTTTTACTACTGATTCTTTTTATAATGAAGATATTGGAATGCTTAATCTTTTAAAGAAATATAACATTATCGGAATAGATATGGAAACAGCAGGAATATATTCGGTAGCTGCTGAATTTCATGTGAAAGCGTTATCAATATGTACAGTATCAGATCATATGATTAAAAAAGAATCTCTTTCATCTGAATCAAGAGAATCTAGTTTTCATGATATGATTAAAATAGCTTTAGAATCAACTTTATTATAA
- a CDS encoding phosphopentomutase, translated as MKRIFLIVLDSLGIGSSADAYKFNDVGANTFGHIAEKCFLGEADDIKRQGGLYIPNLIKLGITHAARASSKQKLLGFNDNVHLLGSYGFASEISSGKDTTSGHWELAGVPVLEDWFYFVKKNNSFPEDILNYIVNSNNITGILGNCHASGTEIIQNLGEEHIRTKKPIIYTSADSVLQIACHEIFFGLSNLYKLCQNIRYFLDKKKYKIARVIARPFIGDNQSNFQRTGNRRDFSIKPFSTTVMQKLINEKKGKVIAIGKVSDIYSGVGISKNIKSTGLNELCNQTIQEIKNSTNNTLVFTNLVDFDSNWGHRRDVIGYAKGLEFFDKKLSKIIELVKENDILILTADHGCDPTWNGTDHTRENVPILIYSPNLEKKFLGHRKTFADIGQTIAKYFLLSNMSYGKSMI; from the coding sequence ATGAAACGAATTTTTTTAATTGTTTTAGATTCTTTGGGAATTGGTTCTAGTGCTGATGCTTATAAATTTAATGATGTTGGAGCAAATACATTTGGACATATAGCAGAAAAGTGTTTTTTAGGAGAAGCAGATGATATTAAAAGACAAGGTGGTTTATATATTCCAAATTTAATAAAATTAGGTATTACACATGCTGCTAGAGCATCATCGAAACAAAAATTATTAGGATTTAATGATAATGTCCATCTCCTTGGCAGTTATGGATTTGCTAGTGAAATTTCTTCTGGAAAAGATACTACTTCAGGACATTGGGAACTAGCAGGAGTTCCAGTTTTAGAGGATTGGTTTTATTTTGTAAAAAAAAACAATAGTTTTCCTGAAGATATTTTAAATTACATTGTTAATTCAAATAATATAACAGGTATTTTAGGTAATTGCCATGCATCAGGCACTGAGATTATTCAAAATTTAGGAGAAGAGCATATTCGAACTAAAAAACCGATTATATATACTTCTGCAGATTCTGTTTTACAAATCGCATGTCATGAAATTTTTTTTGGTTTATCTAATTTATATAAATTATGTCAAAATATTCGTTATTTTTTAGATAAAAAAAAATATAAAATTGCACGAGTTATTGCAAGACCATTTATTGGAGATAATCAATCAAATTTTCAACGTACAGGTAATAGACGTGATTTTTCAATTAAACCTTTTTCAACTACAGTTATGCAAAAACTTATTAATGAAAAAAAAGGCAAAGTAATTGCAATTGGAAAAGTATCAGATATTTATTCTGGAGTAGGAATTAGTAAAAATATTAAATCTACAGGTTTAAATGAATTGTGTAATCAAACTATTCAAGAAATAAAAAACTCCACAAATAATACATTAGTTTTTACAAATTTAGTAGATTTTGATTCTAATTGGGGGCATCGTCGTGACGTTATTGGGTATGCTAAAGGATTAGAATTTTTTGATAAAAAGTTATCTAAAATTATTGAACTAGTAAAAGAAAACGATATATTAATTTTAACTGCAGATCACGGATGTGATCCAACCTGGAATGGAACTGATCATACTCGTGAAAATGTGCCGATATTAATATATTCACCAAATCTTGAAAAAAAATTTTTAGGTCATCGTAAAACTTTTGCGGATATAGGTCAAACTATTGCAAAATATTTTTTATTGTCTAATATGTCATATGGTAAAAGTATGATTTAA
- a CDS encoding peptide chain release factor 3 has protein sequence MLDKNYTNELTKRRTFAIISHPDAGKTTITEKMLLLGKAIHISGVIKGRGNQNYAKSDWMNIEKKRGISVTTSVMQFTYKNILINLLDTPGHQDFSEDTYRILTAVDCCLVVIDAAKGIEERTKKLIEVTRVNNTPIITFINKLDRDSRDPISLLDEIENELKINCIPITWPISCGKDFQGVYHIYEKIIYFYKNKFSKNKSYFLKNFIDFSNVPVLKKTLGLDICKHIYKELELIIYIYAKYNHKKFLQAIDTPIFFGSALGEFGIDHILNALINWAPYPIYRKSNKRFIYPQEKKFTGFVFKIQANMDLKHRDRMAFMRIVSGKYKKGIKLKHIRINKYITISDAFSFLAGERISIQEAYPGDIIGLHNHGTIKIGDTFTEGEDIKFIDMPIFAPEIFRQIYLINPLKQKQLKKGLIELSEEGTIQVFRSILNNDCIVGAIGILQFDVVIERLKVEYNIDAIYKKVNIVLARWINCKNHYSINEFKKKYNSYLAYDTNNYLIYLAPSVANLNIVMNQHNDIIFDKVRK, from the coding sequence ATGTTGGATAAAAATTACACCAATGAATTGACTAAAAGAAGAACTTTTGCCATTATTTCTCACCCTGATGCTGGAAAGACTACTATTACGGAAAAAATGCTATTACTTGGAAAAGCAATTCATATTTCTGGGGTCATTAAAGGTAGAGGAAATCAAAATTATGCTAAATCAGATTGGATGAATATTGAAAAAAAACGTGGTATTTCTGTTACTACTTCTGTTATGCAATTTACATATAAAAATATTTTAATCAATCTATTAGATACTCCAGGTCATCAAGATTTTTCAGAAGATACATATCGTATTCTTACTGCAGTAGATTGTTGTTTAGTTGTAATTGATGCAGCTAAGGGTATAGAAGAAAGAACTAAAAAACTTATAGAAGTTACGCGTGTTAATAACACTCCTATCATCACTTTTATTAATAAATTAGATCGTGATAGTCGTGATCCAATATCATTACTTGACGAAATTGAAAATGAATTAAAAATCAACTGTATTCCTATTACCTGGCCTATTAGTTGTGGAAAAGATTTTCAAGGGGTATACCATATATATGAAAAAATAATTTATTTTTATAAAAATAAATTTTCAAAAAATAAATCTTACTTTCTTAAAAATTTTATCGATTTTTCTAATGTACCTGTTTTAAAAAAAACACTTGGATTAGATATATGTAAACATATATACAAAGAATTAGAATTAATTATATACATATATGCTAAGTATAATCATAAAAAATTTTTACAAGCAATAGATACTCCTATTTTTTTTGGTAGTGCACTTGGAGAGTTTGGTATTGATCATATATTAAATGCTTTAATAAATTGGGCTCCGTATCCTATATACCGTAAAAGTAATAAACGTTTTATTTATCCTCAAGAAAAAAAATTTACTGGTTTTGTATTTAAAATACAAGCTAATATGGATTTAAAGCATCGAGATAGAATGGCTTTTATGAGAATTGTCTCAGGAAAATATAAAAAAGGAATAAAGTTAAAACATATAAGAATCAATAAATATATAACTATTTCTGATGCTTTTTCTTTTTTAGCTGGAGAAAGAATATCAATTCAAGAAGCTTATCCTGGTGATATCATAGGATTGCATAATCATGGAACTATTAAAATTGGAGATACATTTACAGAAGGAGAAGATATTAAATTTATTGATATGCCAATTTTTGCTCCAGAAATATTTCGTCAAATTTATTTAATAAATCCTTTGAAACAAAAACAATTAAAAAAAGGTTTAATAGAACTATCTGAAGAAGGAACAATTCAAGTATTTCGTTCAATTCTAAATAATGATTGTATTGTAGGTGCTATTGGAATATTACAGTTTGATGTAGTAATTGAACGTTTAAAAGTTGAGTATAATATAGATGCAATATATAAAAAAGTTAATATTGTTCTTGCTCGTTGGATTAATTGCAAAAATCATTATAGTATTAATGAGTTTAAAAAAAAATATAATTCTTATTTAGCTTATGATACGAATAATTATTTAATATATTTAGCTCCTAGCGTTGCAAATTTAAATATAGTTATGAATCAACATAATGATATTATTTTCGATAAAGTACGAAAATAG
- a CDS encoding NfuA family Fe-S biogenesis protein, protein MITISENAQKYLLSLLSREPIGTQIRVFILHPGTNNAECGLAFLHQDEIEDQVDIQLKYNKFFVYINKELISYLKDSEINLVTDQISSQLTFKAPYAKTNYEIKPSSLTEKIQKFLSIEINSQLAMHGGQVHFIKLDKYGTAIIRFSGGCNGCSMIGSTVKEIVEKKLLSKFPEIKKVSDETEHTRGAHSFY, encoded by the coding sequence ATGATTACTATTTCCGAAAATGCACAAAAATATCTTTTATCTCTTTTATCTCGCGAACCTATTGGCACACAAATAAGAGTTTTTATATTACACCCAGGAACAAACAATGCAGAATGTGGCCTCGCATTTTTGCATCAAGATGAAATTGAAGATCAAGTAGATATTCAATTAAAATATAATAAATTTTTTGTTTATATTAATAAAGAATTAATTAGTTATTTGAAAGATTCAGAAATTAATTTAGTCACTGATCAAATTAGTTCTCAATTAACTTTTAAAGCTCCTTATGCAAAAACTAATTATGAAATAAAACCATCTTCATTAACAGAAAAAATACAAAAATTTTTAAGTATAGAAATTAATTCTCAATTAGCAATGCATGGAGGACAAGTTCATTTTATTAAACTAGATAAATATGGAACAGCTATAATTAGATTTAGTGGTGGTTGTAATGGTTGTTCAATGATAGGATCAACTGTAAAAGAAATAGTAGAAAAAAAATTATTATCTAAGTTTCCTGAAATAAAAAAAGTATCTGATGAAACGGAACATACACGAGGAGCGCATTCATTTTATTAA
- the bioH gene encoding pimeloyl-ACP methyl ester esterase BioH has protein sequence MTNLYWDTIGTGKINIVFLNGWGISSKIWFFIIKKLKYDFKFYLIDLPGSGKNNTLMPEKIDKIMKILYKIIPQNAILIGWSIGGLIVNYFALCYPKHSLALINVASSPCFIEKKNWPGIKKNVINKFYFYLKTKYYKTINNFLNIEQITSKQSTEDINILKIILSSEPQPNLELLNNNLEMMFSFDLREDIMCLKMPILRIYGELDNLIPKKIAYILDKKWPSTHSIIIKKSAHAPFITHKNQFCSILLNFTKSL, from the coding sequence ATGACAAATCTTTATTGGGATACAATAGGAACAGGAAAAATTAATATAGTTTTTTTAAATGGATGGGGGATTAGCTCAAAAATTTGGTTTTTTATTATCAAAAAACTAAAATATGATTTTAAATTTTATTTAATTGATTTACCTGGATCAGGAAAAAATAACACTCTTATGCCAGAAAAAATAGATAAAATTATGAAAATATTATATAAAATAATACCACAAAATGCGATATTGATCGGGTGGTCTATTGGAGGATTAATTGTTAATTATTTTGCATTATGTTACCCTAAACATAGTTTAGCGTTAATTAATGTAGCATCGTCACCTTGTTTCATAGAAAAAAAAAACTGGCCTGGTATAAAAAAAAATGTAATAAATAAATTTTATTTTTATCTAAAAACAAAATACTATAAAACAATAAATAATTTTTTAAATATAGAACAAATTACTTCTAAACAATCTACTGAAGATATTAATATACTCAAAATAATTTTATCCTCTGAACCTCAACCTAATTTAGAATTATTAAATAATAATTTAGAAATGATGTTTTCATTTGATTTACGTGAAGATATCATGTGTTTAAAAATGCCTATATTAAGAATATATGGAGAATTAGATAATTTAATACCTAAAAAAATAGCATATATACTTGATAAAAAATGGCCTAGTACTCATTCAATAATTATAAAAAAATCTGCTCATGCCCCATTTATTACACATAAAAATCAATTTTGTTCTATTTTATTAAATTTTACTAAATCTTTATAA
- a CDS encoding single-stranded DNA-binding protein has protein sequence MASRGVNKVILIGHLGQDPEVRYMPNGNAVVNMTLATSENWKDKNTGENKEKTEWHRIVLFGKLAEIAGEYLRKGSQIYIEGALQTRKWQDQNGIERYTTEVIVNIGGTMQMLGSRNIHLQNLSTQENNHSEEKIKKTDQVDFKKGLTSHNSTTDLVHNSAEIDFDDDIPF, from the coding sequence ATGGCTAGTCGAGGCGTAAATAAAGTTATTTTAATTGGGCATTTAGGTCAAGATCCTGAAGTGCGTTATATGCCAAATGGTAATGCAGTAGTTAATATGACATTAGCGACTTCAGAAAATTGGAAAGATAAAAATACAGGAGAAAATAAAGAAAAAACAGAATGGCATAGAATAGTATTATTTGGTAAATTAGCGGAAATTGCAGGAGAATATCTTCGAAAAGGTTCTCAAATATACATTGAAGGAGCTTTACAAACAAGAAAATGGCAAGATCAAAATGGCATTGAGCGTTATACTACAGAGGTTATTGTAAATATTGGTGGTACTATGCAAATGTTAGGTAGTCGAAACATTCATTTACAAAATTTATCAACTCAAGAAAATAATCATTCTGAAGAAAAAATAAAAAAAACAGATCAAGTAGATTTTAAAAAAGGTTTAACCTCACATAACTCAACAACGGATCTTGTTCATAATTCTGCAGAAATAGATTTTGATGATGACATTCCTTTTTAA